A window of Corythoichthys intestinalis isolate RoL2023-P3 chromosome 14, ASM3026506v1, whole genome shotgun sequence contains these coding sequences:
- the LOC130929371 gene encoding gastrula zinc finger protein XlCGF17.1-like isoform X1, which produces MKKNKEEEVEEEEEEIPSAPALPLNNRQSPVLEMCEKPSEEYMEELLCGKKEMELHQPNMEPRVVSQQLTAILSDTNCPSSDSNAYKYRADEDDEDYSCDKFKDADEDYSCDEFDDDDADDKDDSCLRPQCGKTFKTESLKRHVKTHAAEKDFICSFCGIQMTTKSNLKRHMLTHTGEKPALCSECGKRFATQVCLKKHMRTHTGEKPHECFVCHRRFGEKQLLKYHMRTHTGEKPYACQLCSKRFAIQGSLVKHQKVHTGEKPFYCAACGKSYTRKVYFTNHSCKGTNGKAKLNGKF; this is translated from the exons atgaaaaaaaacaaagaagaagaagtagaagaagaagaagaagaaattccGTCCGCCCCAGCGCTACCTCTGAACA ACCGACAGTCCCCAGTGTTGGAAATGTGTGAAAAGCCGTCAGAAGAGTACATGGAGGAGCTactttgtggaaaaaaagagatgGAGCTACACCAGCCAAACATGGAGCCACGAGTTGTTTCACAGCAACTTACAG CTATTCTCTCAGATACCAACTGCCCTTCTTCCGACAGCAACGCTTACAAATATCGCGCCGACGAGGATGACGAGGATTATTCTTGTGATAAATTCAAGGACGCCGACGAGGATTATTCTTGTGATGAATTTGACGACGATGACGCCGACGACAAAGACGACAGTTGTCTGCGTCCTCAGTGCGGGAAAACTTTTAAAACCGAATCTCTGAAGCGTCACGTGAAAACGCACGCCGCAGAGAAAGATTTCATCTGCTCGTTTTGCGGTATACAAATGACTACCAAGAGCAATTTAAAACGCCACATGCTAACACACACAGGCGAAAAACCTGCTCTCTGTTCAGAGTGCGGTAAGCGCTTCGCTACTCAAGTCTGTTTAAAAAAGCACATGAGAACACACACCGGAGAGAAACCGCACGAATGTTTTGTTTGCCATAGAAGATTCGGCGAGAAACAACTTCTGAAATACCACATGAGAACGCACACCGGCGAGAAACCATACGCTTGCCAACTTTGCAGTAAACGATTCGCGATCCAAGGCAGCTTAGTTAAACACCAAAAAGTGCACACTGGTGAGAAACCGTTTTACTGCGCAGCTTGCGGTAAAAGTTACACTAGAAAAGTGTATTTCACAAACCACTCGTGTAAAGGGACTAACGGAAAAGCAAAGTTGAACGGGAAATTTTGA
- the LOC130929371 gene encoding gastrula zinc finger protein XlCGF17.1-like isoform X2: MCEKPSEEYMEELLCGKKEMELHQPNMEPRVVSQQLTAILSDTNCPSSDSNAYKYRADEDDEDYSCDKFKDADEDYSCDEFDDDDADDKDDSCLRPQCGKTFKTESLKRHVKTHAAEKDFICSFCGIQMTTKSNLKRHMLTHTGEKPALCSECGKRFATQVCLKKHMRTHTGEKPHECFVCHRRFGEKQLLKYHMRTHTGEKPYACQLCSKRFAIQGSLVKHQKVHTGEKPFYCAACGKSYTRKVYFTNHSCKGTNGKAKLNGKF, from the exons ATGTGTGAAAAGCCGTCAGAAGAGTACATGGAGGAGCTactttgtggaaaaaaagagatgGAGCTACACCAGCCAAACATGGAGCCACGAGTTGTTTCACAGCAACTTACAG CTATTCTCTCAGATACCAACTGCCCTTCTTCCGACAGCAACGCTTACAAATATCGCGCCGACGAGGATGACGAGGATTATTCTTGTGATAAATTCAAGGACGCCGACGAGGATTATTCTTGTGATGAATTTGACGACGATGACGCCGACGACAAAGACGACAGTTGTCTGCGTCCTCAGTGCGGGAAAACTTTTAAAACCGAATCTCTGAAGCGTCACGTGAAAACGCACGCCGCAGAGAAAGATTTCATCTGCTCGTTTTGCGGTATACAAATGACTACCAAGAGCAATTTAAAACGCCACATGCTAACACACACAGGCGAAAAACCTGCTCTCTGTTCAGAGTGCGGTAAGCGCTTCGCTACTCAAGTCTGTTTAAAAAAGCACATGAGAACACACACCGGAGAGAAACCGCACGAATGTTTTGTTTGCCATAGAAGATTCGGCGAGAAACAACTTCTGAAATACCACATGAGAACGCACACCGGCGAGAAACCATACGCTTGCCAACTTTGCAGTAAACGATTCGCGATCCAAGGCAGCTTAGTTAAACACCAAAAAGTGCACACTGGTGAGAAACCGTTTTACTGCGCAGCTTGCGGTAAAAGTTACACTAGAAAAGTGTATTTCACAAACCACTCGTGTAAAGGGACTAACGGAAAAGCAAAGTTGAACGGGAAATTTTGA